One stretch of Amycolatopsis sp. NBC_00345 DNA includes these proteins:
- a CDS encoding right-handed parallel beta-helix repeat-containing protein: MRLTSRLALLLGALCPLVLAGCSSAPEEDPASSQVAATSAAPSGPVAALCDKMPPGPVTAPAGAVTVDPAVPDDLATKTKDSPPGTTFWLKPGAHHLGDDRFDQVQPKDGDVYVGAPGAVLDGRRLNQYAFTGHAKNVKIQSLTVQGFVAPRDEGVVNHDSGDGWLIQHTTVQDNDGAGLMAGAKQQVLDNCLRRNGQYGMNAFSGDGDITGLVVRGNEITGNNTGDWEAKVDGCGCTGGIKFWSVNGADVVGNWVHDNRGTGLWADTNDNDFLIEGNLIEGNDSSAITYETSYNAVIRNNTLRRNNLVDGRKYTDRGDTFPVSTIYVSESGGEPRVQARTSKLEIYGNVFENNWNGITLWENADRFCNSPANTSSGVCTKLVPDVTKCAAPAIAQKPLYDDCRWKTQRVDVHNNRFVLDPDAIGCQETCARMGLLSNFGTYPDWSPYQGDVVQDAITHSQGNTWHDNAYAGPWTFIAGDQSHILGIGEWEGAPYNQDARTTYQRGGGG, from the coding sequence GTGCGACTGACCAGCAGGCTGGCTCTGCTCCTGGGTGCGCTGTGCCCGCTGGTCCTGGCCGGGTGCTCCAGCGCACCCGAGGAAGACCCGGCGTCGAGCCAGGTCGCCGCGACTTCGGCCGCGCCGTCCGGGCCCGTCGCCGCGCTGTGCGACAAGATGCCGCCCGGTCCCGTCACCGCCCCGGCGGGCGCGGTGACCGTGGACCCGGCGGTGCCCGACGACCTCGCGACGAAGACGAAGGACTCCCCGCCCGGCACCACGTTCTGGCTCAAACCCGGCGCCCACCACCTCGGCGACGACCGGTTCGACCAGGTGCAGCCGAAGGACGGCGACGTCTACGTCGGCGCGCCCGGCGCGGTGCTCGACGGGCGCCGGCTCAACCAGTACGCGTTCACCGGGCACGCGAAGAACGTCAAGATCCAGTCGCTGACCGTGCAGGGCTTCGTCGCGCCGCGCGACGAGGGCGTGGTCAACCACGACTCCGGCGACGGCTGGCTGATCCAGCACACCACCGTCCAGGACAACGACGGCGCCGGGCTGATGGCCGGCGCGAAGCAGCAGGTGCTGGACAACTGCCTGCGGCGCAACGGCCAGTACGGCATGAACGCGTTCTCCGGCGACGGCGACATCACCGGGCTGGTGGTGCGCGGCAACGAGATCACCGGCAACAACACCGGTGACTGGGAGGCCAAGGTCGACGGCTGCGGCTGCACCGGCGGGATCAAGTTCTGGTCCGTGAACGGCGCGGACGTCGTCGGCAACTGGGTGCACGACAACCGTGGCACCGGGCTGTGGGCCGACACGAACGACAACGACTTCCTGATCGAGGGCAACCTGATCGAGGGCAACGACAGCTCCGCGATCACGTACGAGACCAGCTACAACGCCGTGATCCGGAACAACACGCTGCGCCGCAACAACCTCGTCGACGGCCGCAAGTACACCGACCGCGGCGACACCTTCCCGGTGTCGACGATCTACGTCTCCGAGTCCGGCGGCGAGCCGCGGGTGCAGGCGCGGACGTCGAAGCTGGAGATCTACGGCAACGTGTTCGAGAACAACTGGAACGGCATCACCCTGTGGGAGAACGCGGACCGCTTCTGCAACAGCCCGGCCAACACCTCCAGCGGCGTCTGCACGAAGCTCGTGCCGGACGTGACCAAGTGCGCCGCGCCGGCGATCGCGCAGAAGCCGCTGTACGACGACTGCCGCTGGAAGACCCAGCGCGTCGACGTGCACAACAACCGCTTCGTGCTCGACCCGGACGCGATCGGCTGCCAGGAGACCTGTGCGCGGATGGGGCTGCTGTCGAACTTCGGCACCTACCCGGACTGGTCGCCGTACCAGGGCGACGTGGTGCAGGACGCGATCACCCACAGCCAGGGCAACACCTGGCACGACAACGCCTACGCCGGGCCGTGGACGTTCATCGCGGGCGACCAGAGCCACATCCTCGGCATCGGCGAATGGGAGGGCGCGCCGTACAACCAGGACGCCCGCACCACCTACCAGCGCGGCGGGGGTGGCTGA
- a CDS encoding O-antigen ligase family protein, with translation MLILNTLGSTGAQTVIPLPRSVIQIVTMGALMSAFALALVLNPRIKVRPSAYLMLLSLLLITSIVASLDLQSGLGALFRCFRFGVFVVTLWLLTPWWNGSFTFVRHHIRMFGAVLVSVAIGLVVSPGKSMPETYGGRLAGAVWPLTPPQVGQYAAVIAGLAALLWLGKRLEYKTALAVIVPSMALLLLSHTRTATLGLVAGLVVALLSLALTSARARKVFAAVVVISGFSAVVLGGLLQAWFLRGQSEDNFSSLTGRAKVWDALLSAPRTINEYIFGVGLTDKSYDGLPIDNSWLAVYHEQGFVGIAIVASFLLVLVAVAVLRPPSLARACAIFLITYCISASYTEAGLGDASPYLLHLALAATLLAQGGGRVREDDFIPKGRPA, from the coding sequence CTGCTGATCCTCAACACGCTGGGCTCCACCGGCGCGCAGACCGTGATCCCGCTGCCCCGGTCGGTCATCCAGATCGTCACCATGGGCGCGCTGATGTCGGCGTTCGCGCTGGCGCTGGTGCTCAACCCGCGGATCAAGGTCCGGCCCAGCGCCTACCTGATGCTGCTCAGCCTGCTGCTCATCACGAGCATCGTGGCCAGCCTGGACCTGCAGAGCGGCCTCGGGGCGCTGTTCCGGTGCTTCCGGTTCGGTGTTTTCGTGGTGACGCTGTGGCTGCTCACGCCGTGGTGGAACGGGTCGTTCACCTTTGTGCGCCACCACATCCGGATGTTCGGCGCGGTGCTCGTCTCGGTCGCCATCGGGCTGGTCGTGTCACCCGGCAAGTCGATGCCCGAGACGTACGGCGGGCGGCTCGCGGGCGCGGTGTGGCCGCTGACGCCGCCGCAGGTCGGGCAGTACGCGGCCGTCATCGCGGGCCTCGCGGCGCTGTTGTGGCTCGGCAAGCGGCTGGAGTACAAGACGGCGCTGGCGGTGATCGTCCCGTCGATGGCCCTGCTCCTGCTTTCGCACACCCGCACGGCGACGCTCGGGCTGGTCGCCGGACTGGTGGTCGCGCTGCTCTCACTGGCGCTGACCAGCGCCCGCGCGCGCAAGGTGTTCGCCGCGGTCGTGGTGATCAGCGGGTTTTCGGCGGTGGTGCTCGGCGGGCTGCTGCAGGCGTGGTTCCTGCGCGGGCAGAGCGAGGACAACTTCTCCAGCCTCACCGGCCGGGCGAAGGTGTGGGACGCGCTGCTTTCGGCCCCGCGCACGATCAACGAGTATATCTTCGGCGTGGGGCTCACCGACAAGTCCTACGACGGGCTCCCGATCGACAACAGCTGGCTCGCCGTCTACCACGAGCAGGGCTTCGTGGGGATCGCCATCGTCGCGTCGTTCCTGCTGGTGCTGGTCGCGGTGGCGGTGCTGCGGCCGCCGTCGCTGGCCCGCGCCTGCGCGATCTTCCTGATCACCTACTGCATTTCCGCGTCCTACACCGAAGCCGGGCTCGGCGACGCTTCGCCGTACCTGCTGCACCTGGCGCTGGCCGCGACGCTGCTCGCGCAAGGCGGCGGGCGGGTGCGCGAGGACGACTTCATCCCGAAAGGCCGGCCCGCATGA
- a CDS encoding glycosyltransferase, protein MRVLVVHNRYRSEQPSGENNVVDAEVALLHRGGVKVGRFERQSDDIVSMSLPHKALVPLRVPWNRAVRAELATRLRVERPDVVHVHNTFPLLSPSVLAACADARVPVVATLHNYGLVCPPGTLYRDGHVCTDCVGRGPVPAVRHGCYRGSAVATLPMAVNLVANRHRWQTGVTRFFCISDAQRRLLVDAGLPSARMTVKHNFVTDPGVRRTGGGEHVLFLGRLTEEKGVPLLMAAWHRLGGSLGLPLVIAGTGPLSDEVAAWAAGRDDVSYVGLQSAAECRDLAARAAVMVAPSAWLEAFGLVVVEAMAAGVPTVAPAHGAFEELISDGVTGLLHTPGSAPSLADALRDAVADPERNRKMGEAARERYEQDFTPEVGLRRLVSGYEAAIAAYGSAR, encoded by the coding sequence ATGAGGGTGCTCGTCGTCCACAACCGCTACCGCTCCGAGCAGCCGAGCGGGGAGAACAACGTCGTCGACGCCGAGGTGGCGCTCCTGCACCGCGGCGGCGTGAAGGTCGGCCGGTTCGAGCGGCAGAGCGACGACATCGTGTCGATGTCCTTGCCGCACAAGGCTTTGGTGCCGTTGCGGGTGCCGTGGAACCGGGCCGTGCGCGCCGAGCTGGCCACGCGGCTGCGGGTCGAGCGGCCGGACGTGGTGCACGTCCACAACACGTTCCCGCTGCTGTCGCCCTCGGTGCTGGCGGCGTGCGCGGACGCGCGGGTGCCGGTGGTGGCGACGCTGCACAACTACGGCCTGGTCTGTCCGCCCGGCACGCTGTACCGCGACGGCCACGTGTGCACGGACTGCGTCGGCCGCGGGCCGGTGCCCGCGGTGCGGCACGGGTGCTACCGCGGGTCCGCCGTCGCGACGCTGCCGATGGCCGTCAACCTCGTCGCGAACCGCCACCGCTGGCAGACGGGGGTCACGCGGTTCTTCTGCATCTCCGACGCCCAGCGGCGGCTGCTGGTGGACGCGGGCCTGCCGTCGGCGCGGATGACGGTGAAGCACAACTTCGTCACCGACCCCGGCGTGCGCCGGACCGGCGGCGGTGAGCACGTGCTTTTCCTCGGCCGGCTGACCGAGGAAAAGGGTGTGCCGCTGCTGATGGCGGCGTGGCACCGGCTGGGTGGTTCGCTCGGGCTGCCGCTGGTGATCGCCGGGACCGGGCCGCTGTCGGACGAGGTGGCCGCGTGGGCCGCGGGGCGGGACGACGTGTCGTACGTCGGGCTCCAGAGCGCCGCGGAGTGCCGTGACCTGGCGGCGCGGGCGGCGGTGATGGTCGCGCCGTCGGCCTGGCTGGAGGCGTTCGGGCTGGTGGTGGTGGAGGCGATGGCCGCGGGGGTGCCGACGGTCGCGCCCGCGCACGGCGCGTTCGAGGAGCTGATTTCCGACGGCGTGACGGGCCTGCTGCACACGCCCGGCTCGGCGCCGTCACTGGCGGACGCGCTGCGCGACGCCGTCGCGGACCCGGAGCGCAATCGCAAGATGGGGGAGGCCGCGCGGGAGCGGTACGAGCAGGACTTCACCCCGGAGGTCGGCCTACGCCGGCTGGTCTCCGGCTATGAGGCAGCGATCGCGGCGTACGGTTCGGCTCGATGA
- a CDS encoding phosphatase PAP2 family protein, whose product MRNAVRTAPTALPAPVRAPSLVLAALGLVVLVVLGAVFAGHSAPSGFDAGLLPGPDGLPDPWWYFANAIDFCGEPVGSAILIVLFVGGSLLAGRSRTAVLTLVGCGVTVALTSVLKPLTGRTIHGSFLSYPSGHTAFATALALIGAFVLVDRLKLGRAFAVAVVLGVALVCGLLMAWAEVGLGAHYPTDTIGGFATAFAVIPATAWAVDRVAARL is encoded by the coding sequence ATGAGGAACGCGGTCCGCACAGCGCCGACGGCGCTGCCCGCTCCGGTGCGCGCGCCTTCGCTGGTCCTCGCCGCCCTGGGGCTCGTGGTGCTGGTGGTTTTGGGCGCGGTGTTCGCGGGCCACTCGGCACCGAGCGGTTTCGACGCCGGTCTACTGCCAGGCCCGGACGGTTTGCCCGACCCGTGGTGGTACTTCGCCAACGCCATCGACTTCTGCGGCGAGCCGGTGGGTTCGGCGATCCTGATCGTGCTGTTCGTGGGCGGCTCGCTGCTCGCGGGCCGGTCGCGTACGGCTGTGCTCACGCTGGTGGGGTGCGGCGTCACGGTGGCCTTGACGTCGGTGCTGAAGCCGCTGACCGGGCGCACGATCCACGGCAGCTTCTTGTCTTATCCGAGCGGGCACACGGCGTTTGCCACGGCGTTGGCTCTTATCGGGGCCTTTGTGCTGGTGGACCGGTTGAAGCTGGGTCGCGCTTTTGCTGTGGCGGTGGTGCTGGGTGTCGCTTTGGTCTGCGGTTTGCTGATGGCGTGGGCGGAAGTGGGCCTCGGCGCGCACTACCCGACGGACACGATCGGCGGCTTCGCCACGGCGTTCGCGGTGATCCCGGCTACGGCATGGGCGGTGGACCGGGTGGCGGCGCGGCTTTAG
- a CDS encoding right-handed parallel beta-helix repeat-containing protein encodes MGRAVASVLGFVLLLGGVSTAQAAETTGHACGNQPDSYPAAPAGAVVADPGVDNDLELKTQAAPGGTTFWLKPGTHTLGGDQYGQVRPKDGDVYLVAPGAVLDGRGANLFAFAGTASDVVIRNLTVRNFAAPQDQGVVNHDSGSHWVIENATVEDNRGAALMAGDRQEVRHSCLRDNGQYGMNAYRAGDGITGLVLEDNEITGNNTDNWEAKAPGCGCSGGVKFWAVNGADVRGNWVHGNHGPGLWADTNDNDFLVQDNLFEDNEAEALFYEISHNLTVRGNVFRRNGIVAGLAKATKGDNFPVATIYLSESGGEPRLTARTHQIDIGDNTFEDNWGGITLWENADRFCNSPANTSTGYCTPFATKAQCTAPSIAQKPLYDDCRWKTQHVTVHDNQFTFDPAHLGCSVFCGRMAILSNYGTYPDWSPYKGDVVGQAITFAQDNHFTANTYSGPWTFVAHDTSRALTPAQWQAAPYGQDAGSSFSSL; translated from the coding sequence ATGGGTAGAGCGGTGGCTTCGGTGCTCGGATTTGTGCTGCTACTGGGCGGGGTGAGCACCGCTCAGGCCGCCGAAACAACGGGGCACGCGTGCGGGAACCAGCCGGACAGTTACCCGGCCGCCCCCGCGGGCGCCGTGGTCGCCGACCCCGGCGTCGACAACGACCTGGAGCTGAAAACGCAGGCGGCGCCGGGCGGGACGACGTTCTGGCTCAAGCCCGGCACGCACACCCTCGGCGGCGACCAGTACGGCCAGGTCCGCCCCAAGGACGGCGACGTTTACCTCGTCGCGCCCGGCGCGGTCCTCGATGGGCGCGGCGCCAACCTGTTCGCCTTCGCCGGGACGGCAAGCGACGTGGTGATCCGCAACCTGACCGTGCGGAACTTCGCCGCGCCCCAGGACCAGGGTGTGGTCAACCACGATTCCGGCAGCCATTGGGTGATCGAGAACGCCACCGTCGAGGACAACCGCGGCGCGGCGCTGATGGCCGGCGACCGGCAGGAGGTCCGGCACAGCTGCCTGCGCGACAACGGCCAGTACGGCATGAACGCCTACCGCGCCGGCGACGGCATCACCGGCCTTGTCCTCGAAGACAACGAGATCACCGGCAACAACACCGACAACTGGGAGGCCAAGGCGCCCGGCTGCGGGTGCAGCGGCGGCGTCAAGTTCTGGGCGGTGAACGGCGCCGACGTGCGCGGCAACTGGGTCCACGGCAACCACGGCCCCGGCCTCTGGGCCGACACGAACGACAACGACTTCCTGGTGCAGGACAACCTCTTCGAGGACAACGAGGCCGAGGCGCTATTCTACGAAATCAGCCACAACCTCACCGTCCGCGGCAACGTGTTCCGGCGCAACGGCATCGTCGCGGGCCTCGCGAAAGCCACGAAGGGCGACAACTTCCCCGTCGCGACGATCTACCTCTCCGAGTCCGGCGGCGAGCCCCGCCTCACAGCACGCACGCACCAGATCGACATCGGCGACAACACCTTCGAGGACAACTGGGGCGGCATCACGTTGTGGGAGAACGCGGACCGCTTCTGCAACAGCCCGGCCAACACTTCCACCGGCTACTGCACGCCGTTCGCTACGAAGGCCCAGTGCACGGCGCCTTCGATCGCGCAGAAACCGCTGTATGACGACTGCCGCTGGAAAACGCAGCACGTCACGGTGCACGACAACCAGTTCACCTTCGACCCCGCGCACCTCGGATGCAGCGTTTTCTGCGGCCGCATGGCGATCCTCTCGAACTACGGCACTTACCCGGACTGGTCACCGTACAAGGGCGACGTCGTCGGGCAGGCCATCACTTTCGCGCAGGACAACCACTTCACGGCCAACACGTACAGCGGGCCTTGGACGTTCGTCGCCCATGACACCAGCCGGGCACTGACTCCGGCCCAGTGGCAGGCGGCGCCGTATGGGCAGGATGCGGGGAGCAGCTTCTCAAGCTTGTGA
- a CDS encoding SAM-dependent methyltransferase, whose product MIDDYALVRRAKMRWNTPLDEAHAELLLQRLDVQGGTVVDLGCGWGELLIRAVDGTAARGIGIDVDEVALDRGRKAATERGAAVEFVEQAAAEWRGTADRAICIGALHTEAAREIFGDE is encoded by the coding sequence GTGATCGACGACTACGCGCTCGTGCGGCGGGCGAAAATGCGCTGGAACACCCCGCTGGACGAGGCACACGCGGAGTTGCTTCTCCAGCGCCTCGACGTCCAGGGCGGGACCGTTGTGGACCTCGGCTGCGGCTGGGGTGAGCTGCTGATCCGCGCGGTCGACGGCACGGCGGCGCGGGGGATCGGCATCGACGTCGACGAGGTCGCGCTCGACCGCGGCCGAAAGGCGGCGACCGAACGGGGCGCTGCGGTCGAGTTCGTGGAGCAGGCCGCCGCCGAGTGGCGCGGCACGGCCGATCGGGCCATCTGCATCGGCGCCTTGCACACCGAAGCCGCGCGGGAGATCTTCGGCGACGAGTAG
- a CDS encoding IS110 family transposase, protein MTLFCGIDWAESHHDVAIIDDTGTVVAKARIGDDAAGFARLLDLLVGAGDTAEAPVPVGIETDHGLLVSALRVTGRTIYAINPLSASRYRARYQVSGAKSDAADAVLLANIVRTDAAAHRPLPVDTDLAQAVRVLARAQQDAVWGRQQLGNQLRSLLKEFYPAALDAFAGLPEGGLARRDARTVLAAAPTPALAAKLTRARLRTLLAKAGRRRNVDHDVDRLYGIFRSERLRQPPMVENAMGIQFSALLSQFEAACAAADSLAEATRTHFEQHPDARIITSFPGLGLLAGARVLAEIGDDRARFTDPRGLKAYAGSAPITRASGRKTVVSHRHIKNRRLAAVGPIWALSSLKASPGARRHFDARRAAGDWNHQAQRHLFNKFLGQLHHCLQTDCRYDEHQAFPPPLTAAA, encoded by the coding sequence TTGACACTGTTCTGCGGCATCGACTGGGCTGAGTCCCACCATGATGTCGCGATCATCGACGACACCGGAACCGTCGTGGCGAAGGCCCGGATCGGTGACGACGCGGCCGGGTTCGCCCGGCTGCTGGACCTGCTGGTCGGGGCCGGTGACACCGCCGAGGCGCCGGTCCCTGTGGGCATTGAGACCGATCACGGTCTGCTCGTCTCCGCGCTGCGCGTCACCGGCCGCACGATCTATGCGATCAACCCGCTCTCGGCATCGCGTTACCGGGCCCGGTACCAGGTTTCCGGGGCGAAGTCCGACGCCGCGGACGCGGTGCTGCTGGCCAACATCGTGCGCACCGACGCGGCCGCGCACCGCCCGTTGCCGGTCGACACCGACCTCGCCCAGGCGGTGCGGGTGCTGGCGCGGGCCCAGCAGGACGCGGTCTGGGGCCGCCAGCAGCTGGGCAACCAGCTTCGCTCGCTGCTCAAGGAGTTCTACCCGGCCGCGCTCGACGCGTTCGCCGGGCTGCCCGAGGGCGGCCTGGCCCGACGCGACGCCCGCACCGTCCTCGCCGCGGCACCTACACCCGCGCTCGCAGCGAAGCTGACCCGAGCACGTCTGCGGACCCTGCTGGCGAAGGCCGGGCGCCGCCGCAACGTCGACCATGACGTTGATCGGCTCTATGGGATCTTCCGGTCGGAGCGGTTGCGGCAGCCACCGATGGTGGAGAACGCGATGGGCATCCAGTTCTCGGCTCTGCTGAGCCAATTCGAGGCCGCCTGCGCTGCCGCTGACAGCCTCGCGGAGGCGACCCGGACACATTTTGAGCAGCACCCGGATGCCAGGATCATCACCAGCTTCCCCGGCCTGGGGCTGCTGGCCGGCGCCCGGGTGCTCGCCGAAATCGGAGACGACCGCGCCCGCTTCACCGACCCGCGTGGGCTGAAGGCCTACGCCGGCTCGGCGCCGATCACTCGTGCCAGCGGCCGAAAAACCGTGGTCTCGCACCGGCACATCAAAAACCGGCGCTTGGCCGCGGTCGGCCCGATCTGGGCGCTGAGCTCGCTCAAAGCCAGCCCCGGCGCGCGTCGCCACTTCGACGCCCGCCGCGCCGCCGGCGACTGGAACCACCAAGCCCAACGCCACCTGTTCAACAAATTCCTCGGCCAGCTTCACCACTGCCTGCAGACAGACTGCCGCTACGACGAACATCAAGCCTTTCCACCTCCACTCACTGCCGCAGCTTGA
- a CDS encoding S53 family peptidase, with the protein MTGWLRVNGLSVTDVNPRTATAHGTAAQMATTFGTQLENYRIGTATYHAQTTTVTAPAAVAPDILTVNGLDNLPAKAGKPGTAKDVATAGATKASAPKAVATKAVPAKPGTTATPPANPCPAYLGQTPATDLPAAYGRPVQWAPCGYTPQAVRDAYGVTGTGLNGKGVTVGIIGVSYETKAMADADRFSAEHGEPQFAPGQFTAYVPDNAGTSPSGGEFTMDIEAAHAMAPAADIAYVVAPGNHDGHPVLDAMTRIVDEHLADVVSGSVLLGKGLPGLTAGSIAPYEQAFQQAAVEGITVNFASGDSGSESYDGALHVAYPAASPWVTAVGGTTLATGPGNQYAWETGWATDAATLSDDGTQWTPAPPGDPSGASGGGNSSGFTQPGYQRGIVPPVMAGSTPARTVPDVAALADPSLGLLYGHTAVDIKGNLAYTTENGGGTSLSSPLFAGVEALIVQAHHGPIGFANPALYARYRAGDFRPILDNPASTPDTKSFATVEQAVVGGGTWVQLTTPGQYADSDLTFGPGYNLVTGLGSPTRGLIDSFRF; encoded by the coding sequence GTGACCGGCTGGTTGCGCGTGAACGGGCTGTCCGTCACCGACGTCAACCCGCGCACGGCCACCGCGCACGGCACCGCGGCCCAGATGGCCACGACGTTCGGCACCCAGCTGGAGAACTACCGCATCGGCACGGCGACCTACCACGCCCAGACCACCACGGTCACGGCCCCGGCCGCGGTGGCACCGGACATCCTCACGGTGAACGGCCTGGACAACCTCCCGGCGAAGGCCGGGAAGCCCGGCACCGCCAAGGATGTCGCGACGGCAGGCGCCACCAAAGCCAGCGCGCCCAAAGCTGTTGCGACCAAAGCTGTTCCAGCCAAACCCGGCACCACAGCCACCCCGCCGGCCAACCCCTGCCCCGCCTACCTCGGCCAGACCCCGGCCACCGATCTGCCCGCCGCCTATGGCCGTCCGGTGCAGTGGGCGCCCTGCGGCTACACCCCACAGGCGGTGCGGGACGCGTACGGCGTCACCGGAACCGGCCTGAACGGCAAGGGGGTGACCGTCGGCATCATCGGCGTCAGCTACGAGACGAAGGCGATGGCGGACGCGGACCGGTTCTCCGCGGAGCACGGTGAACCGCAGTTCGCGCCGGGCCAGTTCACCGCGTATGTCCCGGACAACGCGGGGACCAGCCCTTCCGGCGGTGAGTTCACTATGGACATCGAGGCCGCGCACGCGATGGCCCCGGCGGCGGACATCGCGTACGTGGTCGCCCCCGGCAATCACGACGGGCACCCCGTGCTGGACGCGATGACCCGGATCGTGGATGAGCACCTGGCCGACGTCGTGTCCGGTTCGGTCCTCCTCGGCAAGGGCCTGCCCGGCCTGACCGCCGGGTCGATCGCGCCGTACGAGCAGGCGTTCCAGCAGGCGGCGGTCGAGGGCATCACGGTGAACTTCGCGTCCGGTGATTCCGGCAGCGAGTCCTACGACGGTGCCCTGCACGTCGCCTATCCCGCCGCGAGCCCGTGGGTGACGGCGGTCGGCGGCACGACGCTGGCCACCGGTCCGGGCAACCAGTACGCGTGGGAGACCGGCTGGGCCACCGACGCCGCGACGCTGTCCGACGACGGCACCCAGTGGACCCCGGCCCCGCCCGGCGACCCGAGCGGGGCCTCGGGCGGCGGGAACAGCAGCGGGTTCACACAACCCGGCTACCAGCGTGGCATCGTGCCGCCGGTCATGGCCGGCAGCACACCGGCCCGCACCGTGCCGGACGTCGCCGCGCTCGCCGACCCGAGCCTCGGCCTGCTGTACGGCCACACCGCGGTCGACATCAAGGGAAACCTGGCCTACACCACGGAAAACGGCGGCGGCACCAGCCTCTCCTCCCCGCTGTTCGCCGGCGTCGAAGCGCTGATCGTGCAGGCGCACCACGGCCCGATCGGGTTCGCCAACCCGGCTCTGTACGCGCGCTACCGGGCCGGGGACTTCCGCCCCATCCTGGACAACCCGGCGAGCACACCGGACACGAAGTCCTTCGCCACGGTGGAGCAGGCCGTGGTCGGCGGGGGCACCTGGGTCCAGCTGACCACCCCGGGGCAGTACGCCGATTCCGACCTGACTTTCGGCCCCGGCTACAACCTGGTCACCGGCCTCGGCTCACCGACCCGCGGGCTGATCGACTCGTTCCGGTTCTAA
- a CDS encoding glutamate-1-semialdehyde 2,1-aminomutase — MELPASHAANERLHRVIPGGAHTYAKGSDQYPENLAPVISHGLGARVWDVDGNSYVEYGSGLRSVSLGHAHPRVTEAVQREIGRGSNFSRPSILEAEAAERFLATVPTADMVKFTKNGSDATTAAVRLARAATGRPLVALCADHAFFSTDDWFIGTTVMAAGIPGEITDLTVSFPYGDLAATEAMLQEHEGQVACLILEAATQADPPEGYLAGLRDLAHRHGAVLVFDEMITGFRFSEHGAQGLYGVTPDLSTFGKALGNGFAVSALAGKRELMELGGLNSGQDRVFLLSTTHGAETHSLAAAMAVMDVYETEEITKRLHAIGSRLAVGVREIAAGHGLADHVVVRGRNSNLVFGTLDADGRPSQDYRTLFLRQLVTGGVLGPSFVVSAALTDADLQQTLDAVAAACVVYRKALDAGDPSPWLGGRAVKPVFRRRA, encoded by the coding sequence ATGGAACTGCCCGCCTCCCACGCGGCGAACGAGCGGCTGCACCGGGTGATTCCCGGCGGCGCGCACACCTACGCGAAGGGCTCGGACCAGTACCCGGAGAACCTCGCGCCGGTCATCTCGCACGGGCTGGGCGCGCGCGTCTGGGACGTCGACGGGAACTCCTACGTCGAGTACGGGTCGGGGCTGCGCTCGGTGAGCCTCGGCCACGCGCACCCGCGGGTGACCGAGGCGGTGCAGCGGGAAATTGGGCGGGGCAGCAACTTCTCGCGTCCGTCCATTCTGGAAGCCGAAGCGGCGGAACGGTTCCTGGCGACCGTGCCGACCGCGGACATGGTGAAGTTCACCAAGAACGGCTCCGACGCGACCACCGCCGCCGTGCGCCTCGCCCGCGCCGCCACCGGGCGGCCGCTGGTGGCCCTGTGCGCCGACCACGCGTTCTTCTCCACCGACGACTGGTTCATCGGCACCACGGTGATGGCGGCCGGCATCCCGGGTGAGATCACGGACCTGACTGTGAGCTTCCCGTACGGCGACCTCGCGGCCACCGAGGCGATGCTGCAGGAGCACGAGGGCCAGGTCGCCTGCCTGATCCTGGAGGCGGCGACGCAGGCCGACCCGCCCGAGGGCTACCTGGCGGGCCTGCGCGACCTGGCCCACCGGCACGGCGCGGTGCTGGTGTTCGACGAGATGATCACCGGCTTCCGGTTTTCCGAACACGGCGCGCAGGGGCTGTACGGCGTCACGCCGGATCTGTCGACGTTCGGCAAGGCGCTGGGCAACGGCTTCGCGGTGTCCGCGCTGGCGGGCAAGCGCGAGCTGATGGAGCTGGGCGGCTTGAATTCCGGCCAGGACCGGGTTTTCCTGCTCTCCACCACACACGGCGCGGAGACGCACTCGCTGGCCGCCGCGATGGCTGTGATGGACGTTTACGAGACCGAAGAGATCACGAAGCGATTGCACGCCATCGGCTCCCGCCTGGCCGTCGGTGTCCGCGAGATCGCGGCCGGCCATGGCTTGGCGGACCACGTGGTTGTGCGCGGCCGCAACAGCAATCTGGTCTTCGGCACTCTTGACGCCGACGGTCGCCCTTCGCAGGACTACCGGACGCTGTTCCTGCGCCAGCTCGTGACGGGCGGCGTGCTGGGTCCGTCGTTTGTCGTCAGCGCCGCACTGACGGACGCGGACCTGCAGCAGACCTTGGACGCCGTGGCGGCGGCCTGTGTGGTTTACCGCAAGGCACTCGACGCTGGGGATCCGTCGCCGTGGCTGGGCGGGCGGGCGGTGAAGCCGGTGTTTCGGCGGAGGGCTTAG